One Entomomonas asaccharolytica DNA segment encodes these proteins:
- a CDS encoding efflux RND transporter periplasmic adaptor subunit, translating to MMKQGKKITISIVVLIAIATAIYFLFFNQKEQISYLTEKVVIGDIKRTVNTTGEIGAKQIVTVGAQVSGQIQKLYVSLGQQIKKGDMIAEIDSTTQENELNINKAKLESYKTQLEAKKIALVVAQKKYNREKSLKAKNATSDENLDSANDALATAKANVADLESLIIQTQISVNTAETNLGYTKIVAPFDGTIVSVPVEEGQTVNSNQTTPTIVQIADLSKMEIKMQISEGDITKIKPGMEVTYTILSEPTKIFKGQLDTLDPGLTTLTAGNYTGTTDSSTAVYYYGNLVVPNEEGTLRIGMTTQNTITIASKDNVLIVPTITLNTVGDKNYVYTLEVGNKVVEKEVTVGLSDSMNTEIISGLKEGERVISAQMASTEITAASSKNTRMRL from the coding sequence ATGATGAAACAGGGGAAAAAAATCACCATTTCTATAGTGGTATTAATAGCCATAGCCACTGCTATTTATTTTCTTTTTTTTAATCAAAAAGAACAAATAAGCTACCTCACAGAAAAAGTAGTTATTGGCGATATTAAGCGCACGGTTAATACCACAGGTGAAATAGGCGCTAAACAAATTGTAACCGTCGGTGCGCAAGTTTCTGGGCAAATTCAAAAGCTTTATGTTTCCTTAGGGCAACAGATTAAAAAAGGTGACATGATTGCAGAGATTGATTCCACTACCCAAGAAAACGAGCTTAACATCAACAAAGCTAAATTAGAGTCATACAAAACTCAATTAGAAGCCAAGAAAATAGCTTTAGTTGTTGCACAAAAGAAATATAATCGTGAAAAAAGCTTAAAAGCTAAAAATGCTACTTCTGATGAAAACTTAGACAGTGCTAATGATGCTTTAGCCACAGCCAAAGCCAATGTTGCCGATTTAGAATCGTTAATCATCCAAACCCAAATCTCAGTAAATACCGCTGAAACCAACTTAGGTTACACCAAAATAGTGGCACCTTTTGATGGTACTATTGTTTCTGTACCCGTTGAAGAAGGGCAAACAGTTAACTCAAATCAAACTACTCCAACCATTGTGCAGATTGCTGATTTAAGTAAAATGGAAATTAAGATGCAAATCTCTGAAGGTGATATCACCAAAATAAAGCCTGGCATGGAAGTAACTTATACCATTCTTTCTGAACCTACTAAAATCTTCAAAGGCCAATTAGATACACTAGATCCAGGCCTAACTACCTTGACGGCAGGTAACTATACTGGCACCACAGATTCCAGTACCGCTGTTTACTACTATGGCAATTTAGTAGTGCCTAATGAAGAAGGAACATTACGCATAGGTATGACAACTCAAAACACCATCACAATTGCTAGCAAAGACAATGTGCTTATAGTACCTACTATTACACTCAACACGGTGGGTGATAAAAACTATGTCTATACCTTAGAAGTAGGTAATAAGGTAGTAGAAAAAGAAGTGACGGTAGGTCTATCAGACAGTATGAATACCGAAATTATCTCTGGTCTTAAAGAAGGTGAAAGGGTTATTTCAGCGCAAATGGCTAGTACAGAAATAACGGCTGCCAGCAGTAAAAACACCAGAATGAGGTTATAA
- a CDS encoding MacB family efflux pump subunit, translated as MNMTMIEVKNLNKYFGEGNNRVHILKDINLEIEKGDFIAIIGQSGSGKSTLMNVLGCLDTPTSGSYAIDGIKTEEMDNNELAKMRSKKFGFIFQRYNLLSTLTAENNVALPAVYLGLDYNQRSKRAKEILTSLGLNDKTQNKPNELSGGQQQRVSIARALMNGGEIILADEPTGALDSKSGEMVMEILQDLHKQGHTIILVTHDAHIANFANRVIEIKDGIIVSDQRKADDIVKTEAAKPSKERNSLMFYKDQFVESFKMSVQAIIAHKMRSMLTMLGIIIGIASVVSVVALGRGSQEKILTDINSMGTNTINIYPGKGFGDMRSGRVKTLTVDDSDVLAKQSYLTSSTPVSSASGVLVYGNISVNGQLSGVSEQYFDVKGLEIAQGRFFNKQDVQNNSSVVVIDPNTQKKLFTNGENPIGKIVVLNKKPLEIIGVTKEQQTVFGNSDSLNLWSPYTTVMNKITGQRYISSITVKVRDDISSQVAEKNLTKLLTVKHGTQDFFTQNTDSIKQTIESTTNTMTLLISCIALISLVVGGIGVMNIMLVSVTERTKEIGIRMAIGARQHNILEQFLIEAVLICLIGGLLGISLSYLIGFVFNYLVTGFAMSFSASSIVLALGCSSLIGIVFGFMPARNASQLNPIEALSRD; from the coding sequence ATAAATATGACAATGATAGAAGTTAAAAACCTCAATAAATATTTTGGGGAAGGCAATAATCGTGTTCATATCCTGAAAGATATTAACCTTGAGATAGAAAAAGGTGATTTTATTGCCATTATAGGGCAATCAGGGTCAGGCAAATCCACCTTGATGAATGTACTTGGTTGTTTAGATACGCCTACTTCTGGTTCTTATGCTATCGATGGTATAAAAACAGAAGAAATGGATAATAATGAACTTGCCAAAATGCGTAGTAAAAAATTTGGCTTTATTTTTCAACGTTATAATCTATTAAGTACCTTAACTGCAGAAAATAATGTGGCTCTGCCTGCTGTTTACTTAGGCTTAGACTACAATCAACGCTCCAAACGTGCTAAAGAAATATTAACAAGCTTAGGGTTAAATGATAAAACACAAAACAAACCTAATGAACTCTCTGGTGGTCAACAACAGCGTGTAAGTATTGCGCGTGCATTAATGAATGGTGGTGAAATTATCCTTGCCGATGAACCAACAGGTGCGCTGGACTCTAAAAGTGGTGAAATGGTCATGGAAATTTTACAAGACTTACATAAGCAAGGCCATACCATTATTTTAGTAACCCACGATGCACATATTGCTAATTTCGCTAACCGTGTTATAGAAATTAAAGATGGCATTATCGTCAGTGATCAACGTAAAGCTGATGATATTGTAAAAACTGAAGCCGCTAAACCAAGCAAAGAACGTAATAGTTTAATGTTCTATAAAGATCAATTTGTAGAATCCTTTAAAATGTCTGTGCAAGCAATCATAGCCCATAAAATGCGCTCTATGCTCACTATGCTTGGTATTATTATTGGTATAGCCTCAGTTGTGTCTGTTGTTGCCCTTGGCCGAGGCTCACAGGAAAAAATCTTAACCGATATCAACTCGATGGGTACTAATACTATCAATATCTATCCCGGCAAAGGCTTCGGGGATATGAGGTCTGGTAGAGTTAAAACCTTAACCGTTGATGATTCAGATGTATTAGCCAAACAAAGCTATCTAACTAGCTCAACCCCTGTCAGTTCTGCCAGTGGTGTTTTAGTGTACGGTAATATTTCCGTAAATGGCCAACTAAGCGGTGTAAGTGAACAATATTTTGATGTAAAAGGCTTAGAGATAGCACAAGGGCGTTTCTTTAACAAACAAGATGTACAGAATAACAGTTCTGTGGTTGTTATTGATCCTAATACCCAAAAGAAACTCTTTACTAATGGCGAAAACCCTATAGGAAAAATAGTGGTACTTAATAAAAAACCATTAGAAATAATCGGTGTAACTAAAGAACAACAAACTGTTTTTGGTAATAGCGACAGTCTAAATCTATGGTCACCTTATACTACGGTAATGAATAAAATTACTGGGCAACGTTATATCAGCTCTATTACGGTAAAAGTAAGAGATGATATAAGCTCCCAAGTAGCAGAAAAAAACTTAACCAAACTACTTACCGTTAAACATGGCACACAAGATTTCTTTACCCAAAATACTGATAGTATTAAACAAACCATAGAAAGTACCACTAACACAATGACTTTGTTGATTTCTTGTATTGCATTAATATCGCTAGTGGTAGGCGGCATAGGTGTAATGAATATTATGTTAGTGTCAGTTACAGAACGTACCAAAGAAATTGGTATTCGTATGGCAATCGGTGCAAGACAACATAATATACTTGAGCAATTTTTGATTGAAGCAGTATTAATCTGTTTAATAGGCGGTTTATTGGGGATTAGTCTTTCTTACCTTATAGGCTTTGTTTTCAACTATCTAGTTACTGGATTCGCCATGTCATTTTCAGCCAGTTCAATCGTGCTAGCACTAGGTTGTTCTTCGTTAATTGGTATTGTTTTTGGTTTTATGCCTGCCCGCAATGCCTCCCAACTCAACCCTATAGAAGCACTTTCCAGAGATTGA
- the mltB gene encoding lytic murein transglycosylase B yields MHMINKYIKIQTLLALLLTVTPITYANNYNESTEVQTFTKDLVENNGFAEEQLSTLFSKVKKQQAILDLIAKPAEKAKLWKEYRPIFMTEQRVNEGVTFWKNNQEALERAEKTYGVPPQIVVAIIGVETFYGRNMGSWPVMDALTTLGFDYPPRSDFFRRQLKEYLLMTREEQLDPLTLKGSYAGAMGMAQFMPGSFRAYAVDFDNDGHIDIWNNPTDAIGSVANYFKEHGWQSEQTVVLQAKVTGDKAACVLSTGLELDRTIAKLTQAGWSLAKTIPDNTPVMAFKLDGEAGDEYWVGLNNFQVITRYNRSVMYSLVVYQLSEQLLATKLNND; encoded by the coding sequence ATGCATATGATAAATAAATACATTAAAATTCAGACCTTGCTCGCCTTATTGCTAACTGTGACGCCAATAACCTATGCTAATAATTATAATGAATCTACAGAGGTTCAAACATTTACCAAAGACTTGGTAGAAAATAATGGCTTTGCCGAAGAGCAACTAAGCACATTATTTAGCAAAGTAAAAAAACAACAAGCTATTTTAGATTTAATTGCCAAACCAGCTGAAAAGGCAAAACTTTGGAAAGAATATCGCCCTATTTTCATGACTGAGCAACGTGTTAATGAAGGTGTAACTTTCTGGAAAAATAACCAAGAAGCTTTAGAAAGAGCTGAAAAGACCTATGGTGTTCCACCACAAATAGTGGTTGCAATTATTGGTGTAGAAACTTTTTACGGTCGTAATATGGGCAGTTGGCCTGTGATGGATGCATTAACAACCTTAGGCTTCGACTATCCACCGCGTAGTGATTTTTTTAGAAGACAGCTTAAAGAATATTTATTGATGACCCGTGAAGAGCAACTAGACCCTTTAACACTAAAAGGCTCTTATGCAGGTGCTATGGGCATGGCTCAATTTATGCCAGGTAGTTTTAGAGCTTATGCGGTGGACTTTGATAATGATGGACATATAGATATATGGAATAACCCCACTGATGCTATTGGAAGTGTAGCTAATTATTTCAAAGAACATGGCTGGCAATCTGAGCAAACTGTTGTGCTACAAGCTAAAGTAACAGGTGACAAAGCTGCCTGTGTTTTATCTACAGGGCTTGAATTAGATAGAACAATTGCTAAACTAACGCAGGCAGGTTGGTCGCTAGCAAAGACCATCCCTGATAATACCCCCGTTATGGCATTTAAGCTTGATGGTGAGGCAGGTGATGAATATTGGGTTGGCTTAAATAACTTTCAGGTGATTACACGTTACAATCGTAGCGTAATGTATTCGTTAGTTGTTTACCAACTATCTGAACAACTATTGGCTACTAAATTAAATAATGACTAA
- a CDS encoding HP0495 family protein, which produces MTNQEPPKIEFPCENYGIKVIGDAHDEFKQLVIDIIRKHAPDFDESTITDQYSSNGKYHSLRLAITATGVPQLQAIHDDLKATGRVHMVL; this is translated from the coding sequence ATGACCAATCAAGAACCACCTAAAATTGAGTTTCCTTGTGAAAATTATGGCATCAAAGTAATTGGTGATGCTCATGATGAATTTAAGCAATTAGTGATTGATATTATTCGTAAGCATGCCCCCGATTTCGATGAGTCTACTATTACTGATCAGTATAGCAGTAATGGTAAATACCATTCGCTTCGTTTAGCTATTACGGCCACAGGTGTTCCTCAGCTGCAAGCTATTCATGATGACTTAAAAGCAACAGGGCGTGTTCATATGGTATTGTAA
- the mrdA gene encoding penicillin-binding protein 2, protein MVEPLPIKDHIKNARIIRHRVIVGSIFIATLILILFARMYYLQVIQYKYHSTLSEKNRVHTQAIPPIRGIIYDRNGIVIASNEPSFNLTFTRERAKDWPTIIDTLVEVLHLTDEDKESLINKVKQRSRPFESIPLLYELTEEQRAIIAINQPRLPGVEVEVQFIRNYPYGKLFAHSVGYVGRISDQDLKRVDPVEYSGTHHIGKTGAERFYESMLHGQVGYEEVETNARGKVMRVLSQTQPIAGQNLTLTLDYYLQKMAMEVLEDKRAAIIALDPRNGEILALVSSPSYDPNPFVTGISQKDYSALANNPDKPFLNRAIYGTYPPGSTVKPLVALTGLEVGATTPDEKIFDPGFYQLPNSTHKYRNWNRGGDGWINMETAIMRSNDTYFYDLAYKIGINNLHKYLTSFGLGQRVSLDMYLEESSGIMPSREWKEKVHKQRWYPGHTLITGIGQGDMQTTILQIAQATALIANHGHWIRPHLLKFADNLTIEQLIANGSIDTKDRPTPPDIKLKNKDNWDIVNQDMQQVVHGARGTARKMGSTASYRIAGKSGTAQVVAIRQNERYDSKSLNERHRDHALFVAFAPAEKPRIVVAIIIENGESGSGVAAPIVKQVMDAWLLNADGQLKTDAELMAKKPSPEELPPASETLEDTNNVN, encoded by the coding sequence ATGGTAGAACCACTTCCTATAAAAGATCACATAAAAAATGCCCGTATCATAAGGCATAGGGTAATTGTCGGTTCTATTTTTATCGCCACTTTAATACTCATTCTGTTTGCTAGAATGTATTATCTACAAGTTATTCAATACAAATACCACTCAACTCTTTCTGAAAAAAACCGTGTTCATACCCAAGCAATCCCGCCTATACGTGGCATTATTTATGATCGTAATGGTATTGTTATTGCCAGTAATGAACCCAGTTTTAACTTAACTTTTACCCGTGAGCGTGCCAAAGATTGGCCAACTATTATTGATACGCTGGTTGAAGTTCTTCATTTAACCGATGAAGATAAAGAAAGTTTGATTAATAAAGTAAAACAACGCTCTCGTCCTTTTGAATCTATCCCCCTTTTATACGAACTTACAGAAGAACAGAGGGCTATTATTGCTATCAATCAGCCTCGCTTACCTGGTGTTGAAGTTGAAGTACAATTTATTCGTAATTACCCCTATGGGAAATTATTTGCACATTCTGTAGGTTATGTAGGACGTATCAGCGACCAAGATTTAAAACGTGTTGACCCTGTTGAATATAGTGGTACACATCACATAGGAAAAACAGGTGCAGAACGCTTCTATGAAAGCATGTTACATGGACAAGTAGGCTATGAAGAAGTAGAAACCAATGCGCGTGGTAAAGTAATGCGTGTATTAAGCCAAACGCAACCGATAGCAGGACAAAATTTAACTCTTACACTGGATTATTATTTACAAAAGATGGCGATGGAGGTTTTAGAAGATAAACGTGCTGCCATTATTGCTTTAGACCCTCGCAATGGTGAAATATTAGCTTTAGTTAGCTCCCCAAGTTATGACCCTAACCCTTTTGTAACAGGTATTAGTCAAAAAGATTACAGTGCATTAGCTAATAATCCAGATAAACCTTTTTTAAATCGTGCTATCTATGGTACTTATCCACCTGGTTCTACAGTTAAACCTTTGGTTGCATTAACAGGGCTTGAAGTAGGTGCTACCACACCAGATGAGAAAATCTTTGACCCTGGTTTTTATCAGCTACCCAACTCTACCCATAAATACCGTAACTGGAATCGAGGTGGTGACGGCTGGATAAATATGGAAACAGCTATCATGCGTTCCAATGATACTTACTTTTATGATTTAGCCTATAAAATAGGTATTAATAATCTACATAAGTATTTGACTTCATTTGGCTTAGGACAACGCGTATCACTTGATATGTATTTAGAAGAATCATCAGGTATTATGCCCTCCAGAGAGTGGAAAGAAAAAGTTCACAAACAACGTTGGTATCCTGGACATACTTTAATTACAGGAATTGGCCAAGGTGATATGCAAACTACTATTTTACAAATAGCCCAAGCAACTGCATTAATAGCCAATCATGGCCATTGGATTCGCCCTCATTTATTAAAGTTTGCTGATAATTTGACTATTGAACAGCTTATCGCTAACGGTTCAATTGATACTAAAGACCGACCTACTCCTCCTGATATTAAATTAAAAAATAAAGACAACTGGGATATCGTTAATCAGGATATGCAGCAAGTGGTTCATGGCGCACGAGGTACAGCTAGAAAAATGGGCAGTACAGCTAGCTACCGTATAGCAGGTAAAAGTGGTACAGCTCAAGTAGTCGCCATACGTCAAAATGAACGTTATGATAGTAAAAGTTTAAATGAAAGGCATCGTGACCACGCCCTATTTGTTGCCTTTGCTCCTGCTGAAAAACCACGCATTGTTGTGGCTATTATTATAGAAAATGGTGAATCTGGTAGTGGTGTGGCTGCACCCATTGTTAAACAAGTAATGGATGCTTGGCTATTAAATGCTGATGGCCAACTTAAAACCGATGCTGAATTAATGGCTAAAAAGCCTTCGCCAGAAGAATTACCACCTGCTAGTGAAACATTAGAGGATACAAACAATGTTAACTAG
- a CDS encoding D-alanyl-D-alanine carboxypeptidase family protein, with product MKITHFIQRTTLAATFLFSACLAHAQEITPAAPQLAAKSYVLIDAATGQVLINNNGDQRLPPASLTKLMTAYLATLEMKKGQVKPTDLVTISEKAWRTGGSKMFIEVGKKVSLEDLLHGIIIQSGNDASVAVAEYLAGSEEVFAQLMNKTAQQLGMKNSHFMNATGLPDPEHYSSAHDMGILARAIIYEDPAHYAIYSQKEFLWNNIKQPNRNLLLWRDNTVDGLKTGHTEEAGFCMVASAKRNDLRLIAVLFGTASEKARAEETQKLLTYGFRFYENRTFYKKGDQLSSLKVWKGDAAEVQAGLAQDISLTLLRNQFTGLHAQVTTAKQLIAPVKAGQVVGKVEIKTASNQVIYSTDLVALQTVEPGGFFKRMWDSIVLFFKGLFN from the coding sequence ATGAAAATAACCCACTTTATCCAACGTACCACATTAGCAGCCACATTTCTATTTAGTGCTTGCCTTGCTCATGCCCAAGAAATTACTCCTGCAGCTCCCCAATTAGCTGCTAAATCCTATGTACTGATAGATGCTGCAACTGGACAAGTGTTAATCAATAACAATGGTGACCAACGTTTACCGCCCGCCAGTTTAACTAAATTAATGACAGCTTACTTGGCCACTTTAGAAATGAAAAAGGGTCAAGTTAAACCTACAGATTTAGTAACGATCAGTGAAAAAGCATGGCGTACTGGTGGTTCTAAAATGTTTATTGAAGTTGGTAAAAAAGTATCATTAGAAGACCTATTGCATGGCATCATTATTCAATCAGGTAATGACGCCAGTGTGGCTGTGGCAGAGTATTTAGCAGGTAGTGAAGAAGTGTTTGCACAGCTAATGAATAAGACAGCTCAACAACTAGGCATGAAAAACTCTCACTTCATGAATGCTACAGGCTTGCCTGACCCAGAGCATTACTCCTCAGCGCATGATATGGGTATCTTAGCCAGAGCTATTATTTACGAAGACCCTGCCCACTATGCGATTTATAGTCAAAAAGAGTTTCTTTGGAACAACATTAAGCAACCTAACCGTAACCTTTTACTGTGGCGAGATAATACAGTAGATGGACTAAAAACTGGTCATACTGAAGAAGCAGGTTTCTGCATGGTAGCCTCTGCTAAACGTAATGATTTACGACTAATTGCGGTACTATTTGGTACAGCAAGCGAAAAAGCACGTGCAGAAGAAACCCAAAAATTATTAACCTATGGTTTCCGCTTCTATGAAAATAGAACTTTTTATAAAAAAGGTGACCAATTATCTAGCCTAAAAGTCTGGAAAGGCGATGCTGCTGAAGTACAAGCAGGTTTAGCACAGGATATTTCCTTAACCCTTCTTAGAAACCAATTTACAGGCTTACATGCCCAAGTAACCACAGCTAAGCAACTAATTGCACCTGTAAAGGCAGGACAAGTAGTGGGCAAGGTAGAAATTAAAACCGCTAGCAATCAAGTAATTTATAGTACCGATTTAGTAGCCTTACAAACGGTAGAACCAGGTGGTTTCTTTAAACGTATGTGGGATAGCATCGTGTTATTTTTTAAAGGGCTATTTAACTAA
- the rodA gene encoding rod shape-determining protein RodA codes for MLTSKKRIILNNQAPHKRRATFLERLHIDGYLLVLLLVLAAANLFILYSASGKNMELVNRQATFFVMGTFIMLVIAQFDPRFMARWVLIPYIIGVILLIIVDFNGHNAMGAQRWLKIPGLIRFQPSEFMKIVVPATIAWYISRHSLPASFKHVIVSLVLTGIPFLLVLRQPDLGTSLLILAAGAFVIFIAGLRWSWIISAIIAAIPIAYGMWHFIMHDYQKHRVLTFINPESDPLGRGWNIIQSKAAIGSGGFWGKGWLEGTQSHLDFLPESHTDFIFALIAEEFGLFGVILLLTIYLLIIARCLMITINAQTLFGKLLAGGLSMTFFVYIFVNIGMVSGLLPVVGVPLPLMSYGGTSVVTLLSSFGILMAIQTHRQWTTSIR; via the coding sequence ATGTTAACTAGTAAAAAACGGATTATTTTAAATAATCAAGCGCCACATAAACGAAGAGCTACCTTTTTAGAACGATTACATATTGATGGTTATTTGCTAGTACTGCTATTAGTTTTAGCAGCAGCTAATTTATTTATCCTTTACTCTGCTAGTGGTAAAAATATGGAGCTTGTGAATAGACAAGCTACTTTCTTTGTTATGGGCACTTTTATTATGTTAGTTATTGCCCAATTCGATCCACGATTTATGGCTCGCTGGGTACTTATTCCCTATATTATCGGTGTTATCTTACTGATTATTGTAGATTTTAATGGCCACAACGCTATGGGCGCTCAACGCTGGTTAAAAATACCTGGCTTAATCCGTTTTCAACCTTCTGAATTTATGAAGATCGTAGTACCAGCCACTATTGCTTGGTATATATCAAGGCATAGTTTACCTGCGAGCTTTAAACATGTGATAGTGAGTCTAGTTTTAACAGGTATTCCTTTCTTATTAGTACTTAGACAGCCAGACTTAGGTACATCACTACTTATCTTAGCTGCTGGTGCTTTTGTTATATTTATTGCAGGGCTTCGTTGGAGCTGGATCATTAGTGCTATTATTGCCGCCATTCCTATTGCTTATGGTATGTGGCATTTTATTATGCACGACTACCAAAAACATCGTGTGCTAACGTTTATAAACCCAGAGTCAGACCCCTTAGGTAGAGGTTGGAATATTATTCAATCCAAAGCTGCTATTGGCTCTGGAGGATTTTGGGGTAAAGGTTGGTTAGAAGGCACACAATCTCATTTAGACTTTTTACCAGAAAGCCACACTGATTTTATTTTTGCATTAATTGCGGAAGAATTTGGTTTATTTGGTGTTATTTTACTGTTAACAATCTACTTATTAATCATTGCACGCTGTTTAATGATTACCATTAATGCTCAAACGCTATTTGGCAAACTTTTGGCAGGTGGCTTGAGTATGACATTCTTTGTTTACATTTTTGTAAATATTGGCATGGTTAGTGGCTTATTACCCGTAGTGGGCGTTCCTTTACCTCTGATGAGCTATGGCGGAACCTCAGTTGTTACATTACTTTCCTCATTTGGTATTTTAATGGCCATCCAAACGCATCGCCAATGGACAACCTCTATAAGATGA
- the lipB gene encoding lipoyl(octanoyl) transferase LipB, which yields MSADTLIIRKLGIQPYETVWHAMQDFTNNRTEQTQDEVWLLQHYPVFTQGTAGKTEHLLMPGDIPVVQSDRGGQVTYHGPGQLIGYLMIDVKRHHLGPRTLVTAIENSLIDLLASYGIKSYAKADAPGVYVEDAKIASLGLRIRRNASFHGFALNAQMDLEPFSRINPCGYAGMRMTQLSDFIGNVDFDELIKRVIAQFVNKLAYRQVTYFSDKQ from the coding sequence ATGAGTGCCGATACACTTATTATTCGCAAATTAGGCATACAGCCTTATGAAACTGTATGGCATGCTATGCAAGATTTCACTAATAACCGAACTGAACAAACCCAAGATGAAGTTTGGTTATTACAACATTATCCTGTTTTCACCCAAGGCACAGCAGGTAAAACCGAACACTTGCTAATGCCTGGTGATATACCTGTTGTCCAATCAGATCGCGGTGGACAAGTAACCTATCATGGACCAGGGCAATTGATTGGTTATTTGATGATTGATGTAAAGCGCCACCATTTAGGCCCTAGAACATTAGTAACCGCTATCGAAAATAGCTTAATTGATCTACTCGCCTCATATGGTATTAAATCTTATGCCAAAGCAGATGCTCCTGGTGTTTATGTAGAAGATGCTAAGATAGCCTCCCTTGGTTTAAGAATTCGTCGCAATGCATCATTTCATGGTTTTGCACTTAATGCACAAATGGATTTAGAACCTTTCTCTCGTATTAACCCCTGCGGCTATGCAGGTATGCGGATGACTCAATTAAGTGATTTTATTGGTAATGTTGATTTTGATGAGTTAATTAAGCGAGTAATAGCACAATTCGTCAATAAACTAGCCTATAGACAAGTTACTTACTTTTCAGACAAACAATAA
- a CDS encoding septal ring lytic transglycosylase RlpA family protein, which yields MTKLLQIARLTTLSGLMILLIGCQSNDTTNNNDDSYQKVAKTSHSGQYVRPIKDGAPWWDVDVSNIPDATPSPHTGTYKKNPYTVLGKTYYPKNSATGYKEVGMASWYGTKFHGQATANGELYDLYGMTAAHKTLPLPSYVKVTNLENNRSVILRVNDRGPFHSDRIIDLSFAAAKKLGYADTGTAKVRVESIDPQQWDNTKSTTVAQQQPQTSVTVTTQSVNDTQVSEYQPPTNQHAMADTSNIQKGLYLQVGAFANPDAAELLKQRLVKVTDVPVFISSVLNGAQQLYRVRLGPLPNQHETFKTQEAIRVANLGQSKLVKQD from the coding sequence ATGACTAAACTTTTACAGATTGCCCGATTAACGACACTTAGTGGCTTAATGATATTACTCATTGGTTGTCAGTCTAATGACACTACCAATAATAATGATGACAGTTATCAAAAAGTCGCTAAAACCTCTCACTCTGGTCAATATGTACGACCTATAAAAGATGGTGCGCCTTGGTGGGATGTAGATGTATCCAATATTCCTGATGCTACTCCTTCTCCTCATACAGGAACCTATAAAAAAAATCCTTATACCGTATTAGGTAAAACTTATTATCCCAAAAACTCTGCCACAGGTTATAAAGAAGTAGGCATGGCCTCTTGGTATGGTACTAAGTTTCATGGACAAGCTACAGCCAATGGCGAACTCTATGATCTATACGGTATGACAGCAGCTCATAAAACACTTCCTTTACCCAGTTACGTTAAAGTAACCAATCTCGAAAATAACCGTAGTGTTATTTTAAGAGTTAATGATCGTGGTCCATTCCATTCAGATCGAATTATTGACTTATCTTTTGCAGCAGCTAAAAAGTTAGGTTATGCTGATACAGGTACAGCGAAAGTAAGAGTTGAAAGTATTGACCCGCAACAATGGGACAATACTAAAAGTACAACGGTTGCTCAGCAACAACCACAAACTTCAGTTACTGTAACTACACAATCTGTAAATGATACACAAGTAAGTGAATACCAACCGCCAACAAATCAACATGCAATGGCAGATACTAGTAACATACAGAAGGGGCTTTACTTACAAGTAGGGGCTTTTGCTAACCCTGATGCTGCGGAACTGTTAAAACAACGCCTAGTCAAAGTGACCGATGTTCCTGTATTTATTAGCTCTGTATTAAATGGCGCTCAGCAATTATATCGTGTCCGTTTAGGCCCATTACCTAATCAACACGAAACATTTAAAACCCAAGAAGCTATCCGCGTCGCCAACTTAGGTCAATCAAAGCTCGTTAAGCAAGACTAA